The Thermoanaerobaculia bacterium genome includes a window with the following:
- the dnaB gene encoding replicative DNA helicase: MLESIESPSALPQNVEAERAVLGAVLIDNLALAVISPILKDSDFFLDTHRRIWTAIGELAARSAPIDLVTVRDEIDRMGAIDRVGGPAYLASLVDGIPDVANAEHYARIVKEKSTLRRLISLGQKITRDGAGADRAADDVIGDAASEIFDIAQDSARGGFVPLGEIAEHNLTVLEEARGRQGMLTGLPTGFRDLDRLTSGLQTSELVILAARPSVGKTSFALNIAQHVAVREARSVGFFSLEMSKEALGLRVLCSEAEVNAKKVRDGFGSDDDFRRLVLAQTKIAGARFFIDDTSALTVPEMRAKCQRLKREHGLDLVVVDYLQLMAGHGRIENRTQEVSQISRGLKLLAKDLRVPVIALSQLSRQSERRTGEQKKPQLADLRDSGSIEQDADVVIFLYREEMYDRETERKNLADVIIAKQRNGPTDEFEMVFLHEQTTFRTYERFAEPPL, translated from the coding sequence ATGCTCGAATCGATCGAATCTCCGTCCGCCTTGCCGCAGAACGTCGAGGCCGAGCGCGCCGTCCTCGGCGCGGTGCTGATCGACAACCTCGCGCTCGCCGTGATCTCGCCGATCCTCAAGGACTCCGACTTCTTCCTCGACACGCACCGGCGGATCTGGACGGCGATCGGCGAGCTCGCGGCGCGCTCGGCGCCGATCGACCTCGTGACGGTGCGCGACGAGATCGACCGGATGGGAGCGATTGATCGCGTCGGCGGACCCGCGTATCTCGCCTCGCTCGTGGACGGCATTCCCGACGTCGCCAATGCCGAGCATTACGCGCGGATCGTCAAGGAGAAGTCCACTCTCCGGCGACTGATCTCGCTCGGCCAGAAGATCACCCGCGACGGCGCCGGCGCCGACCGCGCGGCCGACGACGTGATCGGGGACGCGGCCTCCGAGATCTTCGACATCGCCCAGGATTCCGCCCGCGGGGGGTTCGTGCCGCTCGGCGAGATCGCCGAGCACAACCTGACCGTCCTCGAGGAGGCGCGCGGCCGTCAGGGAATGCTGACGGGGCTTCCGACCGGGTTCCGCGATCTCGACCGCCTCACGTCCGGCCTCCAGACTTCGGAGCTCGTCATCCTCGCCGCGCGTCCCTCGGTCGGAAAGACGTCGTTCGCCCTGAACATCGCGCAGCACGTGGCCGTCCGCGAAGCGCGGTCGGTCGGCTTCTTCTCGCTCGAGATGTCGAAGGAGGCCCTGGGACTCCGCGTGCTCTGCTCGGAGGCGGAGGTCAACGCCAAGAAGGTGCGCGACGGCTTCGGCTCCGACGACGACTTCCGGCGGCTCGTGCTGGCTCAGACGAAGATCGCCGGCGCGAGATTCTTCATCGACGACACGTCGGCGTTGACCGTTCCCGAGATGCGCGCGAAGTGCCAGCGCCTGAAGCGGGAGCACGGCCTCGACCTCGTCGTCGTCGACTACCTCCAGCTGATGGCCGGGCATGGGCGCATCGAGAACCGCACGCAGGAGGTGTCGCAGATCTCGCGCGGTCTGAAGCTCCTCGCCAAGGACCTCCGCGTCCCCGTCATCGCGCTGTCGCAGCTTTCGCGGCAATCGGAGCGCCGTACCGGGGAGCAGAAGAAGCCGCAGCTCGCGGATCTCCGGGACTCGGGCTCGATCGAGCAGGACGCCGACGTCGTGATCTTCCTCTACCGCGAGGAGATGTACGACCGGGAGACCGAGAGGAAGAACCTCGCCGACGTCATCATCGCCAAGCAGCGCAACGGCCCGACCGACGAATTCGAGATGGTCTTCCTGCACGAGCAGACCACGTTCCGGACGTACGAGCGATTCGCGGAACCTCCGCTCTGA